Part of the Deltaproteobacteria bacterium genome is shown below.
AAAAGCCGGGGCGGCGTCTGATGGAACACAGATATTGCGGAGGGCTCCGAAACCGCCTTTTCCCATTCCGCGCGCGCCTGCCGCAACTCATCGACCCATGGGGCGGGGACGGCCTCAACGGAAACCGGGCCGCCTGCATCCTTTTCCACAGCCGCCTTGTAAAATGATGAGGGCTCGTAGGCTTCGGGAATTTTGACCGCGCAGGAAGCGGAAAAAGTCACGGCGACAGCCGCTAAAAAAGCAAGTGAGACGGAGGCGCGGGTTTTCATTGCGCCCCCTTTTCCGCGCAGGGCTCCGGGACATCCTTCACCGTGAGTCTCGCTCCCGCGAGCCCCTCCAGGCGGGCGAGATTTTGGGCATGGTCGGCTTCGGCCCGTAAAAGGGCGAGCCGGAAAGAATACCAGGACGATTCGATTTCGACCGCGTCCGATAAACTTCCCAACCCCTGCCGGTACCAGGAGCGGGCTGTTTCCATGGACCGGGCCGCCTGGGGGATGAGGCTTTCCCGGTAGAGCCCGACAAGACGCCTGGCGTTTTCCATTTTAAACCAGGTTTCACGGATCATGGAAAAGGTATCGTTCGTCATGCCGCGCTCGTTGGCCAGGACCTTATCCACAGCCGCCAGGGCCGCTTTCCTGCGCCCGGAATTTTTCGCGCCCCACACGGGAAGACTAAGCCCAAGCTCCAGCCCCACCATGTTATCCGGTTCGGCCATGCCGTCGCCGGGCTCGGTGTTTTCCACCATGAGGCCCAGCATGGTTTCGGGATAGGTCTCGTAACGGGCCATGTCATATTCGGCGCGGGCCGCCGATATTTCGGCGCGGGCCATCAGAATTTCGTAGTTGTTGGCGCGGGCGAGGCAGTAGATTTCCGAAAGGGTGTAGGCGACAGGTTCGGCGGGAGCTGCCAGGAGAGCGCCCAACGGGGCTTCCGGCGGCCTGTCCAGAAGGGCGTTCAGCCGCGCAAGCTCGGTTTTTTCCGATTCCATAAGATAGACAAGGTCCAGGGCCGCCTGGGCGGTCTGGCTTTTGGCCTTCATCACGTCCACCAGGGCGGCCCGGTTTCCAGCGTAGGCCGACCCGGCAAGCGCGGCCATCGATTCCAGGGCGGCCTGATTCTGCCGGGCCAGCTCCTGCGCGCCCCTGAGGTAGTCAAGTTCATGAAAACTTGTGGTGACGGCGGTGACCATGTCCCGTACTGCTGCGTCGACGGCGATCCGGCCAGAAAGCGCGGCGGCCTGTGCGGCCCTTCTTGCGGCGGCGGTTTTTCCCGGAAGGGGGACGGCCTGGTTGATTGCCGCCGTCCATTTCTGATCGCCGGAGTCGCTCCACGCGCCCGGCCAGAAACCAAGGGACAACTGAGGATCGTTCCAGGCCCCGGCCACGGCCACGTTCCGCCGGGCCTCGTCAAGGGCCGCTTTTTTGGAGAGAATTAGAGGATTATGATCAAAGGCATAGGTTAGAAGATCTGTGAGGGCTACAGATTCGGCAAGGGCCGCCATTGATGCGCCGGGACCCTCACGTGCTGGTGATCGTGGTTGACCTGATGCTGCAGAGCCCGTCGCTGAAACGGCAAGGACGGCGAGGAAGGCCAGAAAAGCCGCGCCGGATAATGCCTTTTTCCGCCCCCTGATGCTTTTCAATTTGCGCCTCCTAAATTCATTAAATCCTACCTTGACGGTAGGATCTAAAAATAAGAGGACTAAAAACCTTGTCAACCTTGAACATCTTGCAAAAAAAACAAAGACAATTAAAAGTGTATTATAAATTCAGTACTCAGGCAACATTTTCAAACATGTTTTTAAGGCCAAAATTCCGTGAGCGTACGAAGGCTTGGTTTGCATGTACGTTTACGGCATTGTGAAGCGCTTTAACGCCCGCCATATTTTGATGCCATATTTTGATTGAAAGGACGCCTGATTGGCTGTATGGTGAACCCCATTAACAGCCTGTTGAAAACGGCTGGAAGTAAAGCCCGCCGAAAAACGATGAGTTGCAAGGCGCACGAAAAGCCAATGAGTCAAGCGTACTTTTCGTACGTGACGGAATTGGCTTTGAAGTGCGAACACTGCCAAATCGCATTTTTCGACGGGCTGTTAACGCAATAATGATGGGCCTGTAACAAGCCCCGGCTGTGAAGGCGTCAAAGAAGCATGGCGGCCCGGAAGTTTAAAGAAGTGCCCAGAAGGCGTTTCGGAAACCCTGCAAGGCCTTTCCAAAACCTGACCCGCAGACAAAAGGAGGAAACATGGAAGCCACGTTCAAGAGGATATTGGCCCCGGTGGACCTTTCGGACGTTTCGCCCGTAATGGTGCCTTTCATCAAGAGCATAGCCAAAAAGTGGGACGCGGAGGTTCATCTTCTGTTCGTGGTTCGGGTTCTGGAGCATTTTACGGCCATGTACGTGCCCGACATCTCCATCACCCGCCTGGAGCAGGAGATGGTGCAGGGAGCGGAAAGAAAGATGGAGGAGTTCATCCAGCAGCATTTCAAGGACATCCCGGTGGTAAAACCCAAGGTGGTCCTGGGGGATGCCTCCGAAGAGATTCTGAACCACGTGAACCGGGAAAAGATCGACCTTGTGATCCTTGGCACCCACGGGCGCAAGGGCCTGGAAAAACTCTTTTTCGGCTCGGTGGCTGAAAAGGTCGTCAAGACCTCGCCCGTGCCTGTGCTTTCCATCAACCCGTACCGCGCGCGCAAGGATCAGACAGCCGCAAAACCGTGAATCCTGAGCTTTACGGCGACTTTGTTCGAGGCCGCCGGGGCGGAATGGTTCAAAAACCCCGGCGGCCCCAAACATGGTATCTGCGCGCCCTTTGGAACCCATCTCAACCACGCGGCAGGCCTGCCTGCCGTCTCCCGCCTTAAAATCATTCATGCGCCTGCCCCTTGCGGCGGAAAATATTCCGTTCTTCAATTGATTAAAGATGAAAAGGCGACATGGACCAACTTTACGAAGCCATATGGAAACGGGCGAAAGAGATAGCGAAACGGTATCCGCCGCCTTCTTTTTACGATGAAAATTCGCGGGAATGCGCCTTTTCCAGAAGGTTTTTCGAAACCGACGAAACCGTGGGCGACCTCTACTCCTACGTTTCCGCACGAATCGACGATGACCTTGGTCACGGCCTTGACCACGTCACCAAGGTCACCCTGGACGCCGGGGCCCTGGTGCTCGCCGAGGAGGGCTCCGGGGGCGAGCCCGGCCATGAGGCCCTAAGAAGGCTCTTTCTGGTCCAGTGCGCGGGTCTTTTGCACGACATTGCCAGAAAGGAAAAAAACCACGCGGCCAAGGGCGCGGAAATGGCCGAAGATATTCTTTCCGGCTACGCGCTTACCGATTCCGAAAAGGCCGAGGTGTGCCAGGCCATTTCAAACCACGAGGCCTTCCGCCCCGTGAGCGCCGCCATCACGCCACGGGCCGGGCTTCTGTCGGACTGCCTTTACGACGCGGACAAGTTCAGGTGGGGGCCGGACAACTTCACCGATACGGTTTGGGCCATGATCTCCTTTTTCAAGGCCCCACTCTCGGTTTTTCTGGACCGTTACGCAGAGGGGATAGAGGGCATCATCCGCATAAAATCTACCTTCCGTTCCGTAACGGGAAGGCGCTTCGGCCCGGAGTTCATAGATACCGGGCTTTTGATGGGGGATGAAATTTACAGGATGCTAAAGGACGAATTTGAAGACAAAAATCATTGACGCAAGAAGCTTCAAAGTTTTTACTGTCCCTGTAAAAATCCAGGGGTGATTAAAAGACTTCTCGAAGGACATGGCCAGTGACCAGCCCGTCAAACACGTCGGTTAAAAGCCTCCGCATGGCAGTCATGCTCATTTTCCTGGCGGCCCTGCCCTTGTGCCTCTATTTTTCCACCCAAAACAACGGGTTCGTTGATTTCGACGACGATGTTTACGTCACTGCCAATCCTGTAACCTTGAAGGGTCTTTCGGGCGAGGGGCTTTCAGCGGCCCTGGGTTTTCCCGATTTTTCCTACTGGCAGCCAGTAGCCCTTTTGTCCCATCAGGCGGACGTGAGCCTTTTCGGGCCGAACCCCCGCCCCATGCACCTTGTAAACGCCCTTTTGCACGCTGTAAACACCCTCTTGCTCTTCGCCCTTCTTTACACGATGACGGGGGCTTTCTGGCGAAGCGCATTTGTGGGGGCCCTTTTCGCGGCTCACCCGGTAAACGCGGACACCGTGGCCTGGATTTCCGAGCGCAAGAACCTCCTGGCGGTGTTTTTCTGGTTTTCGGCCATCCTGTCCTACGCTTGGTACGTCAAAAAGCCTGAAGTCGCGCGCATGATTCCGGTGATCCTTCTGGCGGCCCTGGCCCTTGGCTCCAAGCCAGTGGCGGTCACCCTGCCCTTCACCCTTCTCCTGCTGGATTTCTGGCCCTTGAACCGCCTTTCCGGCAATTTTTGGAAGCGGGTGGCGGAAAAAATCCCCCTGTTCGTATTGACCTGCGCGGCGATAGCCCTTGGGCTTTTTTCCAGCGCCTCCTTCAACTCCGAAATTTCCGGCTCCTGGCCCCTCTGGCCGAGGCTCGCCCACGTCCCCGTAGCATTTGCGCGCTACCTTGAAATGGCCTTCTGGCCCCAAGGCCTGTGCGCCTTTCATCCCTTTCCCAAGTCCGTGGGCTTTTTTCAGGCCACAGGAGCGCTTGTGCTTCTGGCGTCCCTCATCTGTCTGGCCTGGAAGACCCGGCATCGAATGCCCTATCTCTTTTTCGGGATTTTCTGGTTTCTGGGAACCCTGGTCCCCTCAAGCGGCCTTGTGATGGCCGGCCACTGGGCCTCCGTGGCCGAACGCTACGCCTACGCGCCCTACGCGGGGCTTTTCGTGGCCGTGGTCTGGGGGGCGGCGCACCTTGCGGGCGGCTTCGGCAGAAAGGGACTGATCGGGGTCGGCGCAGCGGGTTTTGTCATGATCCTGTTTCTGGGGTATCTGGCAAACGCCCAGTCCGGGTACTGGAAGGGCTCGGAGACCCTTTTTTCGAGGTGCGTTGCGCTTTATCCCAACACGAACTACTTCGCCCTCACCCGCCTTGGGGCGGTTTACGCAAAAAAGGGCGGGACGAAAAACCAGGCCGAGGCGGAAAGGCTCTTTTCCCGCGCCCTGGCCGCAGGCCCGGACTTCGCCCTGGCGGAAACCCGCACCCGGATGGGAGGTCTCCTTATGGCCCAGGGCAGGACCGATGAGGCCATTGCTCATCTTGTGGCCGCCCGAACCATCGCGCCCCGTTACGTTCCCGCCCTCACGGGCCTGGGAGCGGCGTACCTTGAGGCGGGAAAAATCCCCCAGGCGGAAAAGGCCGCTCAGGCGGCCCTGGCGGAAAACCCGGATTCGGTGGAAGCCCTGATCCTTGCGGGCCTCATCCACGGGAGGAAATCCGCCTGCAAGCCAGCCCTGTCGCTTTTCGAAAAGGCCGCGCGCCTTGATCCGAATAACCCGGACGCGGCCTTTCATTACGCGGCAAGCCTGGGAGCCTTTGGAAAACTGAAGGAATCTGCGGACGAATTTAGAAGGACGCTCGCTCTGGACCCCGATTACCCGGAGGCCCAGGCAGGTCTTGCCGGAATCGAGACCCGGCGGGGGGAGCTTAAGGACGCCTCCCAAGCCTATTTAAAGGCCGTTTCCCTCAACCCGGAAGACTTCGCCCTAAAGGTCAATCTGGCCCAGGTCCTGCTTTCGACGGGCCGTTCCAACGAGGCCATAAGCCACTTCAAGGCCGCGCTTTCCATCAATCCGGGCTTCGCTCCGGCGCGTCTCGGCCTTGCCGACGCCCTCTCCGCCTCAGGAAAGAGCCGGGAGGCGGTTGGCGAGTATGAAAAAATCCTCGCGTCCGCCCCGGATGACATGGCTGCCCTTTACGGCCTTGCAAAAACCCTTGAAAAATCGGGATGCCTTGCCAAGGCCGCTTTTTATTACGAAAAGGCCCTTCTGATCAGACCAGGATGGGACGCGGTGAAAAGGCTGCTTGAAGGGATTAAGGGAAAGCCTGACAGGCCGGGGGCAGATTGCCCTTGAAAGCGCTCAAAAAACGAGATCCGCATGTTGTGCAAAAATCATCTGTAGGTTGGGTGACCCTGCCCTTGGGCTTAAACCACCCAACCTACAATGGATAACGGCTGCCATAAGCTATCATATCAACAGGAAATGATATAAGTTACCGCCGAAGACACTGCCGACCTTTTTCATCCCCCCGCTATAACAGCCGCAAGCTCATCGTGGATAAGGCCGTTGGTGGCGAGAATCTCCTGCTTGAAGGGGTTCCAGCCAGCCTGGGCGAAGTCCGTGACGTGGCCGCCAGCCTCGGTTAAAATGAGCGCCCCCGCCGCCGTGTCCCAGGGTTTCAGGCTTTCCTCCCAGAATCCGTCAAAACGCCCGCAGGCCACAAAACAAAGGTCCAGGGCCGCCGAACCAAGCCGCCGGACCCCCTGGGCCGCGCCCACGCAACGGGACAGCTTGTCGATGAGAGAGGGCAGGCGTTCCGAAAGGTCGTAGGGAAAACCCGTCACCAGAAGGCTTTCGTTTAAGGTGTCGTTGCGGGAAACCGATATTGCGCGTCCGTTAAGGGTCGCTCCCCTGCCTTTTTCGGCTATGAAAAGCTCCTGGGTTATGGGGTTGAAAACCAGCCCGAAAAGGGTGTCGCCCTCCGAGGTGAAGGCTATGGAAACCGAAAATATGGGCAGGTGGTGGGCGTAGTTGGTGGTGCCGTCCAGGGGGTCCACTATCCAGGAATACTGGCTTGGGGCCCCTATCTCGCCCTCCTCCTCGGCCAGTATGGAATGGCCGGGAAAGGCGAAACGGATGGTTTCCACGATTGCCGCCTCCGAGGCAGTGTCCGCCTCGGTCACAAGGTCTATGCCGCCCTTTTTCCGCACCGTGTGCATCCTGCCGAAGCGGTCCGTGAGAATCCGTCCGGCCTCGTAGGCCGCTGCAACCGCCGTGCGCCTTATGGCGTCTATCTCCATGTTGGATGTCTCCTTGGCATCTTTCAGTCATATCAGGGCATGGTTAAAAATTGCATGTACCATCCGATGATGGGCTTGCCGTAAAAAAGCGCGATCATGGCCCCTGAGGCGAGAAACGGCCCGAACGGAACCCTGAGCTTAACGCCTTTTTTCCGGGCGGCCATGAGCACAAGCCCCGCCGCCATGCCTATGAAGGCCGCAGCCATCAGGGTGAGAAGAGCCCCCTTCCAGCCCAGGAACGCGCCGACCATGGCCAGAAGGTCGCCGTCGCCCGCGCCCATGCCCTCGCCTCCGCGCACCAGCATGTAGGTCCGGCGCAGAAGGTAGATTCCGCCCGCGCCGGTAAGAGCTCCGATCAGAGATTCCATGAAGCCCATTTCCGGCAGCCAGCCCGAAGCCAGAAGCCCCACGGCCACGCCCGGAATGGTGATTATCATGGGGATGCGGAAAAAATCGAGGTCTATGAAGCTGACCACTATGAGGGCCGCCAGAAAGCAGAAATAGATGGCGGCTGCCGGGCTTCCGCCAAAATGCCGGAACGCGGCCACCGCAAAGAGACCTGCCGTAAGCTCCACCAAGGGGTAGCGCCACGAGATGCGGGTGCGGCAGTCCCGGCAGCGGCCCCGGAGAACCATGTAGCTTAAAAGCGGGATGTTGTCGTACCACCGTATGAGCGCCCCGCATTTGGGGCAGTGGGAACGGGCCCCCTCGGCCTTTGAGGGCGAGGGCCGGGGGTCGTCGTCCTTTATCTCTTTTCCGCAGTGGGGGCAGGCAATGGAAAGTATTTCCTTTTCGCAGTGCGGGCAAACAAGGTCGTCCGAGCCCATGAAGCGGCTGCGCGGAAGCCTGTGGATGGCCACGTTCAGGAAGCTCCCCACAACTATCCCGAAAAGAAAGGTGTAGGCGTAAAGAAAAAAGTCCAGGAAGTTTATCATGGCGCAATTTCCGGAAAAAGGGGTTGTTCGGGCGTATTTTTCAATATTCAGTTTAAGCCCGGCTAGTTTGTTCTTGTCAAGTCATGGTTCTGTTCTATAGTAACGGAAGGGACTTTTTATGGAAAAAACCTGGAGAAAATGATGGCGAAACCCGATACAGACGATCTGGTGGGACTTCTGGAAGACGAAGACGCCCACGAAGCTATTCCCACCACCCTGCCCCTCCTGCCAGTAAGGGACGTGGTGATCTTCACCCATATGATCCTCCCCCTTTTCGTGACCCGGGACAAGTCCGTGAGGGCCGTGGACGCGGCCATGAACAAGGACCGCTACATCTTTCTGGCCACCCAGATGGACGCGTCCCAGGAAGACCCCTCCTTTGACCAGATATACAAGGTGGGGGCCGTTGGGAGGGTGCTCCGGGTGCTGAAGCTGCCGGACGGCAGGGTGAAGATACTGGTTCAGGCCACCGCCAAGGCGAGGATTCTTTCCTTTGTCCACAAAAAGAGCCTGTTTCGGGTGAAGATCGAAAAGCTCGTGGAGGAGGAGTTTTCCGAAAACCTGGAACTCACCGCCCTCATGAGAAACGTCCGGGAGCAGTGCGAGAAGATTCTTTCCATGCGCGGCGAGCTTTCGGACGACGTGACCACAATTTTGAAGAGCATAGACCATCCGGGCCGACTGGCCGACCTGGTGGCGTCCAACTTGAATCTCAAGATCGAGGAGGCCCAGTCGGTTTTCGAGTTATCCGACCCCGTGGCCCGGCTCAACCGGGTGAACGAGCTTCTGATCCGGGAGGTGGAGTTGAGCTCCATGCAGGCCCGCATCCAGGAAAACGTCCGGGACGAGATAAGCAAGAGCCAGAAGGATTATTTTCTGCGGGAGCAGATGCGGGCCATAAAGGGCGAACTGGGGGAAGGCGACGAGCGGGCCCAGGAGGCCGACGACTACCTGAAACGCATCAAAAAGGCCAGGATGCCCAAGGAGGCCGAAACCGAGGCCGTGAAGCAGCTTAAGCGCCTGGAGCAGATGCATCCCGAATCCGCCGAGGCCCCGGTGGTGCGCTCCTACCTGGACTGGCTGGTGGAAATCCCCTGGTCCGTCTCCACAAAAGACGCCATCGACATCAAAAAGGCCCAGAAGGTTCTGGACGCGGACCATTTCGGCCTGGACAAGATCAAGGAGCGCATCCTGGAATACCTTGCCGTGCGCAAGCTGAACCCTTCCATGAAGGGCCCCATCCTCTGCTTCGTTGGCCCTCCGGGCGTGGGAAAAACCAGCCTGGGCCAATCCATAGCAAAAGCCATGGACCGCAAGTTTTTCAGGATGTCCCTGGGCGGGATAAGGGACGAGGCCGAAATTCGGGGGCACCGCCGCACCTACATAGGCGCGCTTCCGGGCCGCATAATCCAGGGTCTCAAAACCTGCGGGGCCAACAACCCGGTTTTCATGATGGATGAAATCGACAAGGTGGGAACCGATTTCCGGGGCGACCCCACATCGGCCCTGCTTGAAGCCCTGGACCCGGAGCAGAACAACGCCTTTTCGGATCACTACATCAACCTGCCCTTCGATCTTTCCAGGGTGATGTTCATCACCACGGCCAACATCACGGACACCATCCCCTACGCTCTTCTGGACCGGATGGAGATAATCAACCTTTCGGGCTACACCGAAGACGAAAAACTGGCCATCTCGCAAAAATACCTCATAGGCCGCCAGATCAGGGAAAACGGCCTGAAGGAAAAGGACATCACCATAGCCGACAGCGCCATAAAGAAAATGGCCACCGAGTACACAAGCGAAAGCGGGCTTAGGAACCTTGAGCGCGAGATAGGGACCCTGTGCCGAAAGGTGAGCCGCAAGATCGCCGAGGGCGAGAAAGGGCCTTTTTCCATAACCGGCAAAAACCTGGAAAAATACCTGGGCCTTCCCAAGTTCTTTCCCGAAATGGACCAGGACACCCCCCAGGTGGGGCTGGCCACAGGTCTTGCCTGGACCTACGCGGGCGGGGAGGCCCTGTACGTTGAAGCCACGGTGATGCGTGGAAAGGGCGAGCTGGTGCTTACCGGCCAGTTGGGGGAGGTAATGCAGGAATCCGCCAGGGCCGCCGTGAGCTACACCAGGGCCTACGCGGAAAAGCTCAAGATCGACCCGGACATCTTCGAGTCATACGATCTTCACATCCACGTGCCCGCCGGAGCCATTCCCAAGGACGGGCCGTCCGCCGGAGTGGCCATGGCCGTGGCCATGATCTCGGCCTTCACCCAAAGGCCGGTAAAAAACGACGTGGCCATGACGGGCGAAATTACCATCAGGGGCAGAATCCTTCCCATTGGGGGCCTGAAGGAAAAATCCATAGGAGCTCTCAGGGCCGGGATCAAGACCCTCATCATGCCGGAAAAAAACCGCAAGGAGCTTTCCGAGCTTCCCCCCGAAGTGCGCAAAAAAATGGTGTTCATGCCGGTCTCCCGCATGGATGAGGTTCTTCCAATGGTTCTTCTGCCGCCGCTGGCGAAAAAGCTCCCCCATCCGCCGCGCAAAAAGGGCGGCGACGGCGACGGCAGAAAGTGACTCCATCGCCATGCTGATTCTTGGGCTTGACACCACCGGGCGGTCCTTTTCCGTGGCGCTTTTAAACGACGGCGAGGTCTTGGGCGAGATCACCGAAAACGCCGCAAGGGGGCAGGCGGGGCTTGTGATGGACGCCCTTGAAAGGCTCTTTGACCTTACCGGGAAAAAACCCTCCGGCCTGGACGGCGTGGCGGTGACCAATGGCCCCGGCGGCTTTTCCGGCGTGCGCCTGGGCGTTTCCATAGCCAAGGGAATCTGCATGGGCGCGGAAAAACCGGCGGCCGCAGTTTCGAGCCTCGCCTGCCTGGCCTTCCAGGCAATGGAGCCGGTGGGCGCCGTGTGGGCCGTGCTGGACTGCCTCAGAAACGAGGTCTACGCGGCCTCCTACGTTTTTGGCCCCGAAGGCCCGGTTGAAACAAGCGCGGCTTCCGTGATGAAACCAGGGGAACTGGCGGAAAGCCTGTCCGGCCCCTGTGTGCTGGTGGGCGACGGGGCCGTAAAATACGCGGGCCTTCTGACCGGCGATGGAAAGGCGCGGTTGGCGGACGAATCGAGCCACACCATAAGGGCCTCGTCAGTGGCCATCCTGGGAAGCCGCCTGCTTCCTGCTGCGGAACCGGATTCCGCCGACCTTCTGGGTCCGTTATATTTGAGGCTCTCTGACGCCCGGCTTCCCGAAAAGCCCCTTTGCTGAAGAATCGCGCCACGCCGCACCAAAGTTGACAGGGCGCAGGGTTTTGGCTTAAAATGAATCGAATAAAATCATAAGGAAAGGACCCGGTAAAAACAGTGGCGGACAACAAGGAAACAGGAAACAGCGAGAAATATGAATGGGCCGACCCACCGGCAAGCACGCCCTTTCCCATAGCGAAGGACGGTTACTCGTATATAGCGGCGGCGGCCTTCATCACCCTGGTGCTTGCGCTTCTGCACCTGCCCTTTCTGGCCTTTTTGAGCCTTCTTACCACCGTGGCCGTGTGCCTTTTCTTCCGGGACCCGGACCGGCTCATCCCCACCGACCCCGGCGCACTGGTGGCCGCCGCCGACGGCAGGATAATATTTGCCGGCCTCGTGGACGAAAACCCCTTTCTGCCAGGACAGGTGCTGAAAATTTCCACCTTCATGTCCGTGGCCAACGTCCACGTCAACCGTTTTCCGGTCACCGCCACCGTGGAAAAGGTGGTCTACACCCCCGGCGACTACATGGTGGCCAGCCACCCCAAGGCCAGCCTGGAGAACGAGCACAACGCAGTATATCTCAAGGATGAAAACGGAAAAAGGCTCTGCGTGGTTCAGGTGGCGGGCCTGATCGCAAGAAGGATCCGCTCCAACGTGAAGCCGGGCGACAGGCTCCTTAGAGGCCAGCGCTTCGGGCTCATCTGTTTCGGAAGCCGCGTGGACCTCTATCTTCCGCCCGAAACCAGGCCCACGGTAAACGTCGGCGACGTGGTGAGGGGCGGAACATCCATTCTCGCAAAAATCTGACGGATCAGGGCGGCAGGAACGGTTTTCCGAATCTGGCGCCGGTTTCATAATTCTCCCCTCCGGGAGTCGGCTAAAAAGGTGCAAGCAATGAACGCCATGAAAAAAAGAAGACGCCCGAAGTCCGAAGAGCGGCGCAGGGGAATCTACCTCATTCCCAACCTCGTGACCTCGCTCAACATGTTCTGCGGCTTTTTCGCCATCATTGCGGCCCTTGACGGCCATTACTTCAAAGCCGCCGTCGCCGTGATAATTGCGGGAGTCTTCGACAACATGGACGGCAAGATCGCACGGGCCACCAACACGACCAGCAAGTTCGGCGTGGAGTACGACAGCCTTTGCGACCTGGTTTCCTTCGGCGTGGCCCCGGCGATAATAATGTACCTGTGGGCCCTGCAGGATTTCGGGCGCGTGGGCTGGCTCGTGGCCTTCCTGTTCATGGCCTGCGGAGCCTTGCGGCTGGCCCGCTTCAACACCCAGGTTGGGGTGGTGAGTTCCGACCACTTCGTGGGCCTCCCGATCCCTGCGGGCGCGGGCATGTGCATGGTAACGATATTGATGTGCTACTGGCTGGAACTTTCCACGGACGCCAGTCCCGTACCGCCCCAGCCGGTTCTCATTCTCATCCTCATGTTCGTGCTGGCCTTCTTGATGGTTTCCAACATCAGCTACGACAGTTTCAAACACAAAGACCTTGCGACGAAAAAAAGGAGCTTCTCCACCCTGTCATTGGCGCTGGTCCTTATGGTGTTTATAGCCTACAAGCCATCGCTGGTGCTCTTTATAATTGGCGCGACATACGTTCTTTCAGGCCCGCTGGGGGTATTGAGGCGCAGGTTCTTCGCGCCCGCCATGCCGCCGGAGCAGGAGAAGAGCCCGACTCCGCTTGCCTGAGCACCGGTTTTTACGGATGAACGCCGCAGGCTTTAAGGGCCTGCGGCGTTTTCGCATTTCAAACCCCTGATGTTTCCCGGCTGGCGGGAATTTTATCCCTCTCATTTTAAACTTGCGTTGGGGCCGAAAATCGGGATAATGAAACCATCCGACCGGGCAGGGTAACCCGGATCGGAAATTTTTTTTAGCAGCTTGAATAAAACGCGAACTGCTTTGTCAGACTTCGTTGGGCGAGGCGTCGCGTACTTTTAGTACGCGTCCTTCCCGCCCTTCTTGTCTTCCTCGCATTTCATCGTTTTTATACAGGCTTTAAATCCAGCCACTTCCAATGGCTGCTTTGGAGAATCAATCATGGGAAAAACGTACAACATAGCCGTGATCGGCGGCGACGGAACAGGCCCGGAGGTTGTGGCCGAGGGGCTCAAGGTTTTGAACGCGGTTGCGGCCAAGGAAGGCTTCACCCTTGATCTTACATATTATCCCCTGGGCGGCGAGCACTACAAGAAAACCGGCGAAATCCTCCCCGAAGGAATCACCGAAAAGCTCGCGTCCCACGACGCCATTTTCCTTGGAGCCATAGGGCACCCGGACGTAGCACCCGGAATCCTTGAAAAGGGCATTTTGCTGAACCTTCGTTTCGGCCTCGATCAATACATAAACCTTCGCCCCGTGAAGCTCTACGAGGGCGTGGCCACCCCGCTGAAGGACAAGGGCCCGGCTGACATAGACTTCGTGGTGGTGCGGGAAAACACCGAGGGCCTCTACGCCGGGGCGGGCGGGGTCCTCAAGAAGGGCACCAGGGACGAGGTGGCGGTCCAGGAGTCCATCAATACGCGCAAGGGCGTGGAGCGCTGCATACGCTA
Proteins encoded:
- a CDS encoding TolC family protein, giving the protein MAALAESVALTDLLTYAFDHNPLILSKKAALDEARRNVAVAGAWNDPQLSLGFWPGAWSDSGDQKWTAAINQAVPLPGKTAAARRAAQAAALSGRIAVDAAVRDMVTAVTTSFHELDYLRGAQELARQNQAALESMAALAGSAYAGNRAALVDVMKAKSQTAQAALDLVYLMESEKTELARLNALLDRPPEAPLGALLAAPAEPVAYTLSEIYCLARANNYEILMARAEISAARAEYDMARYETYPETMLGLMVENTEPGDGMAEPDNMVGLELGLSLPVWGAKNSGRRKAALAAVDKVLANERGMTNDTFSMIRETWFKMENARRLVGLYRESLIPQAARSMETARSWYRQGLGSLSDAVEIESSWYSFRLALLRAEADHAQNLARLEGLAGARLTVKDVPEPCAEKGAQ
- a CDS encoding universal stress protein, producing the protein MEATFKRILAPVDLSDVSPVMVPFIKSIAKKWDAEVHLLFVVRVLEHFTAMYVPDISITRLEQEMVQGAERKMEEFIQQHFKDIPVVKPKVVLGDASEEILNHVNREKIDLVILGTHGRKGLEKLFFGSVAEKVVKTSPVPVLSINPYRARKDQTAAKP
- a CDS encoding tetratricopeptide repeat protein; translation: MTSPSNTSVKSLRMAVMLIFLAALPLCLYFSTQNNGFVDFDDDVYVTANPVTLKGLSGEGLSAALGFPDFSYWQPVALLSHQADVSLFGPNPRPMHLVNALLHAVNTLLLFALLYTMTGAFWRSAFVGALFAAHPVNADTVAWISERKNLLAVFFWFSAILSYAWYVKKPEVARMIPVILLAALALGSKPVAVTLPFTLLLLDFWPLNRLSGNFWKRVAEKIPLFVLTCAAIALGLFSSASFNSEISGSWPLWPRLAHVPVAFARYLEMAFWPQGLCAFHPFPKSVGFFQATGALVLLASLICLAWKTRHRMPYLFFGIFWFLGTLVPSSGLVMAGHWASVAERYAYAPYAGLFVAVVWGAAHLAGGFGRKGLIGVGAAGFVMILFLGYLANAQSGYWKGSETLFSRCVALYPNTNYFALTRLGAVYAKKGGTKNQAEAERLFSRALAAGPDFALAETRTRMGGLLMAQGRTDEAIAHLVAARTIAPRYVPALTGLGAAYLEAGKIPQAEKAAQAALAENPDSVEALILAGLIHGRKSACKPALSLFEKAARLDPNNPDAAFHYAASLGAFGKLKESADEFRRTLALDPDYPEAQAGLAGIETRRGELKDASQAYLKAVSLNPEDFALKVNLAQVLLSTGRSNEAISHFKAALSINPGFAPARLGLADALSASGKSREAVGEYEKILASAPDDMAALYGLAKTLEKSGCLAKAAFYYEKALLIRPGWDAVKRLLEGIKGKPDRPGADCP
- a CDS encoding inositol monophosphatase, with amino-acid sequence MEIDAIRRTAVAAAYEAGRILTDRFGRMHTVRKKGGIDLVTEADTASEAAIVETIRFAFPGHSILAEEEGEIGAPSQYSWIVDPLDGTTNYAHHLPIFSVSIAFTSEGDTLFGLVFNPITQELFIAEKGRGATLNGRAISVSRNDTLNESLLVTGFPYDLSERLPSLIDKLSRCVGAAQGVRRLGSAALDLCFVACGRFDGFWEESLKPWDTAAGALILTEAGGHVTDFAQAGWNPFKQEILATNGLIHDELAAVIAGG
- a CDS encoding prepilin peptidase — translated: MINFLDFFLYAYTFLFGIVVGSFLNVAIHRLPRSRFMGSDDLVCPHCEKEILSIACPHCGKEIKDDDPRPSPSKAEGARSHCPKCGALIRWYDNIPLLSYMVLRGRCRDCRTRISWRYPLVELTAGLFAVAAFRHFGGSPAAAIYFCFLAALIVVSFIDLDFFRIPMIITIPGVAVGLLASGWLPEMGFMESLIGALTGAGGIYLLRRTYMLVRGGEGMGAGDGDLLAMVGAFLGWKGALLTLMAAAFIGMAAGLVLMAARKKGVKLRVPFGPFLASGAMIALFYGKPIIGWYMQFLTMP